One window of Bifidobacterium pseudocatenulatum DSM 20438 = JCM 1200 = LMG 10505 genomic DNA carries:
- a CDS encoding histidine phosphatase family protein — protein MPATTIHFVRHGKVENPGHLLYERLPGFHLSEVGVRMAQATAHYIAVNPRLNTVSAIYSSPLERTRETAGEILTALNEVRETRGEEPLKLTTDERIIEARNEFRGTRIGYGEGALWKNGNWKLVRNLWKPSWGESYQSIAHRVQAFALEKVGEHPGEQIIVVSHESPIWSYRHMLETGHPEHNMLLRHTALASITSITYDCDTRKVLSIAYVDPAADVK, from the coding sequence ATGCCCGCAACAACCATCCATTTCGTACGTCACGGCAAAGTCGAAAATCCAGGGCATTTGCTCTACGAACGACTGCCCGGATTCCACCTGTCGGAAGTGGGTGTGCGCATGGCGCAGGCGACCGCGCACTACATTGCCGTCAATCCACGACTCAACACAGTTTCCGCCATCTACTCGTCGCCGCTGGAACGCACGCGCGAAACGGCCGGCGAAATCCTCACCGCACTCAACGAAGTGCGTGAAACCCGTGGCGAGGAGCCGCTGAAACTCACCACCGACGAGCGCATCATCGAAGCGCGCAACGAATTCCGCGGCACGCGCATCGGCTACGGCGAAGGCGCACTCTGGAAAAACGGCAACTGGAAGCTGGTACGCAACCTGTGGAAGCCAAGCTGGGGTGAAAGCTACCAGTCGATCGCGCATCGTGTGCAAGCGTTCGCCCTCGAAAAAGTGGGGGAGCATCCCGGCGAGCAAATCATCGTAGTCAGCCATGAATCGCCCATCTGGAGCTACAGGCACATGCTGGAAACCGGGCACCCGGAACATAATATGCTGCTACGCCATACGGCACTCGCCTCCATCACTTCCATTACGTACGATTGCGATACACGCAAAGTATTGTCGATCGCTTACGTCGATCCCGCGGCCGACGTGAAATAG
- a CDS encoding DUF805 domain-containing protein, with protein sequence MTDPNQYNPQNPQQAQQYGGYGSYGQNDYGQQAPQYGAPQYSAPQYGNAAGYNQQQPQYGAPQPQPQGSGSFFALTAPLDQPAYNCTIGEAFIRFWKKYATFKGRASRGEFWWWVLCTFIIQIAFAVIFAVLGAIIDSNTANGMRSFVNTIWALATIVPSLALSVRRLHDTNKAGTTLVILYAIDFIGGVLLSVGLVMTGLGAISVIGGGSSSTGVAGILLLIIGFIACLATSIVLIVLMAKKTDPAGARFDDPAAGNGYAPAPGMPPTATAQYAPNGTPAPVADPYAAAVPTPTADPYTAAAPAPAMPAPTPAMPTADPYGAPTPAPAATNTPYGNPYGAPYGTPTDQYAAPAMPAAPAAQYTPAAPATPHAAPAPEAPSMPSMPPLPTVPEQSTQLDQTQFDRPTFGNDSQGQTPYGSDDSDDSDDPTAYGNIQH encoded by the coding sequence ATGACGGACCCCAACCAATATAATCCGCAGAACCCGCAGCAGGCCCAGCAATATGGCGGTTACGGCTCCTACGGTCAGAATGATTACGGCCAGCAGGCACCGCAGTATGGCGCGCCTCAATACAGCGCACCGCAATACGGCAATGCGGCCGGATACAACCAGCAGCAGCCGCAATACGGCGCACCGCAACCTCAGCCACAGGGGTCCGGCAGCTTCTTCGCACTGACCGCTCCGCTCGACCAGCCGGCCTACAACTGCACCATCGGCGAGGCGTTCATCCGCTTCTGGAAAAAGTACGCCACGTTCAAGGGCCGCGCCTCCCGCGGCGAATTCTGGTGGTGGGTTCTGTGCACATTCATCATCCAGATCGCGTTTGCCGTCATCTTCGCGGTGTTGGGCGCCATCATCGACAGCAATACAGCCAATGGAATGCGAAGCTTCGTCAACACCATTTGGGCACTGGCAACGATTGTTCCATCCCTTGCGCTTTCCGTTCGCCGCCTGCACGACACCAACAAGGCCGGCACCACGCTGGTCATCCTCTACGCGATTGACTTCATCGGTGGCGTTCTGCTGAGCGTCGGCCTCGTCATGACGGGACTTGGCGCCATTTCCGTAATCGGTGGCGGATCGAGCTCGACTGGCGTAGCCGGCATACTCCTGTTGATCATCGGTTTCATCGCATGCCTGGCCACGTCGATCGTGCTCATTGTGCTCATGGCCAAGAAGACCGATCCAGCCGGCGCACGCTTCGACGATCCGGCAGCCGGCAACGGCTACGCCCCAGCCCCGGGCATGCCACCGACCGCAACCGCACAATACGCCCCGAACGGCACTCCGGCACCGGTCGCCGACCCGTACGCAGCGGCTGTTCCGACGCCAACCGCTGATCCGTATACGGCAGCCGCTCCGGCACCTGCAATGCCTGCGCCGACTCCGGCAATGCCCACCGCAGACCCGTATGGCGCTCCGACCCCAGCCCCGGCAGCCACCAACACTCCGTACGGCAACCCGTATGGCGCTCCTTACGGAACTCCGACCGATCAGTACGCAGCACCTGCGATGCCAGCCGCTCCAGCCGCCCAGTACACTCCGGCCGCCCCGGCAACTCCGCATGCAGCCCCGGCACCCGAAGCCCCTTCCATGCCGAGCATGCCTCCGCTGCCTACGGTTCCGGAACAGTCCACCCAGCTTGACCAGACGCAGTTCGATCGCCCCACGTTCGGCAACGATTCGCAGGGCCAGACCCCGTACGGATCCGACGATTCCGACGATTCCGACGATCCTACCGCGTACGGCAACATACAGCACTGA
- the gltX gene encoding glutamate--tRNA ligase, which translates to MTEAENTKPELPEHVRVRFCPSPTGIPHVGMVRTALFNWAEARHTKGTFVFRIEDTDAQRDSEESYNQIIEALNWLGIDWDEGINVGGPDGPYRQSERGDIYKDVAAKLLEAGYAYESFSTPEEIEARNVAAGRPKAFGYDGYDRDLTEEQKAAFRAEGRKPALRIRMPDEDVAFDDLIRGRIEFKAGSVPDYVIVRPNGDPLYTLTNPVDDAMMNINVVLRGEDLLSSTPRQIVLYRYLIELGVAKEMPLFGHMPYVMGQGNKKLSKRDPESNLFLHRDNGFIREGLLNYLALLGWSIAADRDVFSMEEMIEKFDVRDVKANPARFDLDKAISINAEHIRMLEPQDFLNRAVPYLNRDGVVSADSWDALTDREREVLSASVELVQPRVRLLGEVAGMVGSLLSTEGYIEPDDDAKKQLKDSAPAVLDAAIAALSDVAEDDWKTDFLHETLNKSLIEDGGYKPRLAFGPVRVAMSGRRVSPPLFESMEIVGKEITVARLQGLREHL; encoded by the coding sequence ATGACTGAAGCTGAAAACACCAAACCAGAACTTCCTGAGCATGTTCGCGTGCGTTTCTGCCCGTCCCCGACCGGCATTCCGCACGTCGGCATGGTCCGCACCGCACTGTTCAACTGGGCTGAGGCCCGCCATACCAAGGGCACGTTCGTGTTCCGTATTGAAGATACGGACGCCCAGCGCGACTCCGAGGAAAGCTACAACCAGATCATCGAAGCCCTGAATTGGCTGGGCATCGACTGGGACGAGGGCATCAACGTGGGTGGCCCCGACGGCCCGTACCGCCAGTCCGAGCGTGGCGACATCTACAAGGATGTCGCAGCCAAGCTGCTTGAAGCCGGCTATGCATACGAATCCTTCTCCACTCCGGAAGAAATCGAAGCCCGCAACGTGGCCGCCGGCCGCCCGAAGGCTTTCGGTTACGACGGCTACGACCGTGATCTCACCGAAGAGCAGAAGGCCGCCTTCCGTGCCGAAGGCCGCAAGCCTGCCCTGCGTATCCGCATGCCCGATGAGGATGTCGCGTTCGACGATCTGATCCGTGGCCGCATCGAGTTCAAGGCTGGTTCCGTGCCGGATTACGTAATCGTGCGCCCGAACGGCGATCCGCTGTACACGTTGACCAACCCGGTCGACGACGCCATGATGAACATCAACGTGGTGCTGCGCGGCGAGGACCTGCTGAGCTCCACCCCGCGTCAGATCGTGCTCTACCGTTACCTGATCGAGCTGGGCGTGGCCAAGGAAATGCCGCTGTTCGGCCACATGCCGTACGTGATGGGCCAGGGCAACAAGAAGCTTTCCAAGCGTGACCCGGAATCCAATCTGTTCCTGCATCGCGACAACGGTTTCATTCGCGAAGGCCTGCTGAACTACCTGGCGCTGCTGGGTTGGTCCATCGCCGCCGACCGCGACGTGTTCTCCATGGAAGAAATGATCGAAAAGTTCGACGTGCGTGACGTCAAGGCCAATCCGGCCCGTTTCGACCTCGACAAGGCCATTTCCATCAACGCCGAGCACATCCGTATGCTTGAGCCGCAGGACTTCCTGAACCGTGCCGTGCCGTACCTGAACCGCGATGGCGTGGTCTCCGCCGATTCCTGGGATGCGCTGACCGATCGCGAGCGTGAGGTGCTGTCCGCTTCCGTGGAGCTCGTGCAGCCGCGCGTGCGCCTGCTGGGCGAGGTCGCCGGCATGGTGGGCTCGCTGCTCTCCACCGAGGGCTACATCGAGCCTGATGATGACGCCAAGAAGCAGTTGAAGGATTCCGCTCCGGCAGTGCTCGACGCCGCCATTGCGGCGCTTTCCGACGTTGCTGAAGATGATTGGAAGACCGACTTCCTGCATGAGACACTGAACAAGTCGCTGATCGAAGATGGCGGTTACAAGCCGCGTCTGGCGTTCGGTCCGGTGCGTGTGGCCATGAGCGGCCGTCGCGTGTCTCCGCCACTGTTCGAATCCATGGAGATTGTTGGCAAGGAGATCACCGTCGCACGCTTGCAGGGCTTGCGCGAGCACCTGTGA
- a CDS encoding metallophosphoesterase: MTELQNAAKAAATRPRIQPAEEGDDRPLSVSARLGRLQFHQSGKFRVLQLADIQDGPKVSKDTVKLIEASLDATRPDIVIFTGNQIAGYDPAYAQTTRKRRWSAAAGISSKTASSKSSEASERFEAALERTCASVRATVEQLVRPLADRGIPWAVTFGNHDFQCGLSNAEIESICREFPGCVNPEPTGGESGLGGANSANSVGSMDSAEDAGFVQLRAESYLPNQRVFACEPGTFALPVADVDHTMSVLGLVLLDSGDYARSGGYGSPSAEALRFLAEVPEMMATQSQKQAGSHETAQSQEKAVPCMVFQHFPVQQYYQLLKPTAANAARAIEGYRNFAGKHYVLDEEKTLPGSYLGEGVSCPDADSGEFAILEQHDYFAISAGHDHRNAFVGTVPVSREMASADAQTAASPGKVGGLTMIASPTSGFGSYGPVPQKRAARLIEFDIRHPYEPRTQLLEYGELVGKPSAGKAYAYGMTSESKPESEGVDLLHRPTWWSKLLTWLRKK; this comes from the coding sequence ATGACTGAATTGCAGAACGCAGCAAAAGCCGCCGCCACGCGACCGCGCATCCAACCGGCGGAAGAAGGCGACGATCGCCCGCTTTCCGTATCCGCGCGACTGGGACGATTGCAATTCCACCAATCCGGCAAATTCCGCGTTCTGCAGCTTGCCGACATTCAAGACGGGCCGAAAGTCAGCAAAGACACCGTCAAACTCATCGAAGCGTCACTGGATGCCACAAGGCCGGATATCGTCATCTTCACCGGCAATCAGATCGCAGGATATGATCCCGCATACGCGCAAACCACGCGCAAACGTCGTTGGAGCGCTGCCGCGGGGATTTCCTCCAAAACCGCTTCATCCAAGTCTTCCGAAGCGTCAGAACGGTTCGAAGCTGCGCTGGAACGCACCTGCGCATCCGTGCGCGCCACTGTCGAACAGCTCGTGCGTCCGCTTGCCGATCGCGGCATTCCGTGGGCGGTGACATTCGGCAACCACGATTTTCAATGCGGGCTCAGCAATGCGGAAATCGAAAGCATTTGCAGGGAATTTCCCGGATGCGTGAACCCTGAGCCTACGGGAGGCGAGAGCGGCCTCGGGGGCGCAAATTCTGCAAATTCTGTGGGAAGCATGGATTCTGCGGAAGATGCAGGTTTCGTGCAACTCCGGGCGGAATCGTATTTGCCGAATCAGCGCGTATTCGCTTGCGAGCCGGGCACCTTCGCATTGCCGGTTGCCGATGTGGACCATACGATGTCCGTGCTGGGCTTGGTATTGCTGGATTCAGGCGATTACGCACGTTCCGGCGGGTACGGAAGCCCGTCCGCGGAGGCGTTGCGATTTCTTGCCGAAGTGCCGGAAATGATGGCCACGCAATCTCAGAAACAGGCAGGATCGCACGAAACCGCGCAATCGCAGGAAAAGGCAGTGCCGTGCATGGTATTTCAGCATTTTCCGGTGCAACAGTATTACCAACTGTTGAAGCCGACTGCGGCGAATGCGGCGCGTGCGATTGAAGGCTACCGCAATTTCGCTGGAAAACATTACGTTTTGGATGAGGAAAAAACGCTTCCCGGCAGTTATCTGGGGGAGGGTGTCAGCTGCCCGGATGCCGACAGCGGTGAATTCGCGATATTGGAACAGCATGACTATTTTGCGATTTCCGCGGGGCATGATCACCGCAACGCATTCGTTGGAACAGTGCCGGTTTCGCGAGAAATGGCCTCGGCTGATGCGCAGACGGCGGCTTCGCCAGGCAAGGTTGGCGGTCTGACGATGATCGCGTCGCCCACCAGCGGTTTCGGATCGTATGGTCCGGTGCCGCAGAAGCGGGCCGCGCGGCTGATCGAGTTCGACATCCGCCATCCGTACGAGCCGCGTACGCAGCTGCTTGAATACGGCGAATTAGTGGGCAAACCGAGCGCGGGCAAGGCGTACGCGTACGGCATGACCAGTGAATCGAAGCCCGAATCCGAAGGCGTGGATCTGCTGCATCGGCCGACATGGTGGAGCAAACTGTTGACTTGGCTGCGTAAGAAGTAG
- a CDS encoding IclR family transcriptional regulator has translation MTSSNTSTTMPESQSDETELPAETHHTTSSQSNEIHSGVGVLDKTVKILDALESGPATLGQLVSSTGLARPTAHRLAIALERHRFVLRDQHGRFVLGSRFAELAAAAGEDRLLTAAAPILQTLLDRTGESAQIYRRQGDMRVCIAAVERASGLRDSIPVGAMLSMEAGSAAQILLAWEDSERLHQGLRHAKFTAAKLTAVRKRGWAESVNERDEGVCSISAPIRNASGQVIAAISISGPDGRMGSNPGRRYAPLVMAAGKYLTDALIKASSGR, from the coding sequence ATGACTTCTTCGAATACAAGCACCACCATGCCTGAATCGCAGTCGGATGAGACTGAGCTTCCAGCTGAGACCCACCACACGACGTCTTCTCAAAGCAATGAGATTCATTCCGGTGTGGGTGTGCTTGACAAGACCGTCAAAATCCTTGACGCGCTTGAATCCGGTCCGGCAACGCTCGGACAGCTGGTTTCCTCGACGGGCTTGGCCCGACCGACCGCGCATCGACTGGCGATTGCGTTGGAGCGTCACCGTTTTGTGTTGCGTGATCAGCATGGTCGTTTCGTGCTTGGCTCGCGTTTTGCGGAATTGGCCGCTGCTGCCGGCGAGGATCGTTTGCTGACCGCAGCCGCGCCGATTTTGCAGACGTTGCTGGATCGCACTGGCGAATCCGCGCAGATTTACCGCCGTCAGGGCGATATGCGCGTGTGCATCGCCGCCGTGGAGCGCGCTTCCGGTTTGCGTGATTCCATTCCGGTCGGTGCGATGCTGTCGATGGAGGCCGGTTCCGCGGCCCAGATTTTGCTGGCTTGGGAGGATTCCGAACGCCTGCATCAGGGGTTGCGTCACGCCAAGTTCACCGCGGCCAAGCTTACCGCCGTGCGCAAGCGCGGTTGGGCCGAGTCGGTCAACGAGCGCGATGAGGGCGTATGCTCGATTTCCGCGCCGATTCGCAATGCTTCCGGTCAGGTGATTGCCGCAATTTCGATTTCCGGCCCGGACGGTCGTATGGGGTCCAATCCCGGACGCCGTTACGCCCCGCTGGTTATGGCTGCCGGCAAGTATTTGACCGACGCCTTGATTAAGGCTTCTTCCGGTCGCTGA
- the leuC gene encoding 3-isopropylmalate dehydratase large subunit, producing MGTTLAEKVWADHLVRKGSDGAPDLLYIDLMLMHEVTSPQAFEGLRLAGRKPRHLDQLIATEDHNTPTADIDRPNPDKISALQLSTLEKNCKDFGVRLCPLGDADQGVVHAFAPVLGLTQPGMTIVCGDSHTSTHGAFGAMAIGIGTSEVEHVMATQTLSLKPFKTMAVNIEGELPKGVTAKDIILAIIAKIGTGGGQGHVIEYRGEAIKKLSMDARMTICNMSIEAGARAGMIAPDEVTFEYLKGRPHAPEGEMWDKAIEYWKTLKTDDDAVFDKEVTIKAEDLEPYVTWGTNPGQGIKISGVVPDPASFNDETERTAAERAIAYMGLTPGMRIKDIAVDTVFIGSCTNGRLEDLRVAASIMKGHHKAENIHRVLVVPASSRVRLQAEKEGLDKIFKDFGAEWRNAGCSMCLGMNPDKMVARERSISTSNRNFEGRQGKGSRTHLASPAVAAATAIRGTISSPADL from the coding sequence ATGGGAACGACATTGGCCGAGAAGGTCTGGGCCGATCATTTGGTACGCAAGGGTAGCGATGGGGCTCCCGACTTGCTGTACATTGATCTGATGCTCATGCACGAAGTCACCAGTCCGCAGGCGTTCGAAGGCTTGCGACTGGCCGGACGCAAGCCACGTCACCTTGACCAGCTGATCGCAACGGAAGATCACAACACGCCGACTGCCGACATCGACCGCCCGAATCCGGATAAGATCTCCGCGCTGCAGCTAAGCACGCTCGAAAAGAACTGCAAGGATTTCGGCGTACGTCTGTGCCCGCTGGGAGACGCCGATCAGGGCGTGGTGCACGCGTTCGCGCCGGTGCTGGGCCTGACGCAGCCGGGCATGACGATCGTGTGCGGTGACTCGCACACCTCCACGCACGGCGCGTTCGGTGCCATGGCCATCGGCATCGGCACCTCCGAAGTCGAACATGTTATGGCAACGCAGACCCTGAGCCTGAAGCCGTTCAAGACCATGGCCGTGAATATCGAAGGTGAACTGCCGAAGGGCGTCACCGCAAAAGACATTATTCTTGCGATTATCGCGAAGATCGGCACCGGTGGCGGCCAAGGGCACGTCATTGAATATCGTGGTGAGGCCATCAAGAAACTGTCGATGGACGCACGCATGACCATCTGCAACATGTCGATCGAAGCGGGCGCTCGCGCCGGCATGATCGCGCCGGACGAAGTGACGTTCGAATATCTGAAGGGACGCCCGCACGCGCCGGAAGGTGAAATGTGGGACAAGGCCATCGAATACTGGAAGACGCTGAAAACCGATGACGACGCCGTATTCGACAAGGAAGTGACCATCAAGGCCGAAGATCTCGAGCCGTATGTGACGTGGGGCACCAACCCGGGTCAGGGCATCAAGATTTCCGGCGTGGTGCCGGATCCGGCTTCGTTCAACGATGAAACCGAGCGCACCGCGGCCGAGCGTGCCATTGCCTACATGGGCTTGACGCCGGGCATGCGCATCAAAGACATTGCCGTGGATACCGTGTTCATCGGCTCCTGCACCAACGGACGTCTCGAGGATCTGCGTGTGGCCGCTTCCATTATGAAGGGGCATCACAAGGCCGAAAACATTCACCGCGTGCTCGTGGTGCCGGCCTCCTCTCGCGTGCGTTTGCAGGCGGAAAAGGAAGGACTTGACAAGATCTTCAAGGACTTCGGTGCCGAATGGCGTAACGCAGGCTGCTCCATGTGCCTGGGCATGAACCCCGACAAGATGGTGGCCCGCGAACGTTCCATCTCCACTTCGAACCGCAATTTCGAAGGTCGACAGGGCAAGGGGTCGCGTACGCATCTGGCGTCGCCGGCGGTCGCCGCCGCAACGGCCATCCGCGGTACCATCTCGTCTCCGGCTGATCTGTGA
- the leuD gene encoding 3-isopropylmalate dehydratase small subunit translates to MEKLTTLTGVAVPLRRSNVDTDQIIPAVFLKRVQKSGFDDALFYAWRRDPEFVLNQPEYKRGKILVAGPDFGIGSSREHAVWALHDYGFRVVISSRFADIFYGNTAKNGVLAAIMPQESVELLWKLLDEEPGRDMTVSLEDRTVTCGDVTLPFEVNDYTRWRLMNGYDDIDLTLQYEDDIVTYEKMRAEKFPFKPKTLPAKREPEQLIASAREGEYPDWQGPLADRGII, encoded by the coding sequence ATGGAAAAACTGACTACTCTTACCGGCGTGGCCGTGCCGCTTCGCCGTTCCAATGTCGATACTGACCAGATTATTCCAGCCGTGTTCTTGAAGCGCGTGCAGAAGTCCGGTTTCGACGACGCGCTGTTCTATGCGTGGCGTCGCGATCCGGAATTCGTGCTCAACCAGCCGGAATACAAGCGGGGCAAGATTCTCGTTGCCGGACCGGATTTCGGTATCGGATCTTCTCGTGAACATGCCGTGTGGGCATTGCATGATTACGGCTTCCGCGTGGTGATTTCGTCTCGTTTCGCCGACATTTTCTACGGCAACACCGCGAAGAACGGCGTGCTGGCTGCGATTATGCCGCAGGAGTCCGTTGAGTTGCTGTGGAAGCTGCTTGACGAGGAGCCGGGCCGTGATATGACGGTGAGCCTGGAGGATCGCACGGTGACGTGCGGCGACGTGACGCTGCCGTTCGAAGTGAACGACTATACCCGTTGGCGCCTGATGAACGGCTATGACGATATCGATCTGACGTTGCAGTATGAAGACGATATTGTGACATACGAGAAGATGCGTGCCGAAAAGTTCCCGTTCAAGCCGAAGACGCTGCCGGCGAAGCGTGAGCCGGAGCAGTTGATCGCGTCCGCGCGCGAAGGCGAATACCCGGATTGGCAGGGCCCGCTTGCCGATCGCGGCATCATCTGA
- a CDS encoding beta/alpha barrel domain-containing protein yields the protein MSQGFAPFYDVNRTYEDNYLQGPFGAFAEVLRADASDSAGSVTSVVAEVASDSSSEVQGVQTIQAAQAQEFLGFRVNLPFGIPAGPLLNERFTTAAFRMGFDLAVYKTVRSRAWGCNAFPNVLAVHPRNADGSLVPGSAELDEGVLADTRYELPISISNSFGVPSRDPDEWQPDMQKAIAAAGDGQLLVPSFQGSRVEGMDREAYIADHVTTAHLVAETGAGLMEMNTSCPNEGHNRLLCHDPHLVGEITEAVKNEIGDRPLIVKLAYIPNDADLEIMVKETAGHGAVQGFSTINTISAKLVDANGNQALPGAGRDRSGVCGNAIRGAGLDMVGRLNAIREKLGLDFAIVGVGGVIRPEDYKAYREAGANAVMSATGAMWNARLAQDIKAAL from the coding sequence ATGAGCCAGGGTTTTGCGCCGTTTTATGATGTCAATCGCACGTATGAAGACAACTATTTGCAAGGGCCGTTCGGCGCGTTTGCCGAAGTGTTGCGGGCTGATGCGTCCGATTCTGCGGGATCGGTCACGTCTGTTGTTGCTGAGGTTGCGTCCGATTCCTCCAGTGAGGTTCAGGGCGTTCAGACCATTCAGGCCGCTCAAGCGCAGGAATTCCTTGGTTTTCGTGTGAATCTGCCGTTCGGTATTCCAGCTGGTCCGCTGCTGAATGAGCGTTTCACCACGGCCGCTTTCCGTATGGGCTTCGATCTGGCGGTATACAAGACGGTTCGTTCCCGCGCATGGGGCTGCAATGCGTTCCCGAACGTGCTGGCCGTGCATCCGCGGAATGCCGATGGTTCGCTGGTTCCGGGCAGTGCCGAACTTGACGAGGGTGTGCTTGCCGATACCCGTTATGAGCTTCCGATTTCGATTTCCAACAGTTTCGGCGTTCCCTCCCGTGATCCCGACGAATGGCAGCCGGACATGCAGAAGGCAATCGCCGCAGCCGGTGACGGCCAGCTGCTGGTGCCGAGCTTCCAAGGCTCCCGCGTGGAGGGCATGGATCGTGAAGCGTATATCGCCGATCATGTCACCACCGCGCATTTGGTTGCCGAAACTGGCGCTGGCCTGATGGAAATGAACACCAGCTGCCCGAATGAGGGACATAATCGTCTGTTGTGCCACGATCCGCATTTGGTCGGCGAGATTACGGAAGCGGTGAAGAACGAAATCGGCGATCGTCCGCTGATCGTGAAGCTCGCATACATTCCGAATGATGCCGATCTGGAAATTATGGTGAAGGAAACCGCCGGCCATGGCGCGGTGCAGGGTTTCTCCACCATTAACACAATCTCCGCGAAGCTGGTGGATGCGAACGGCAATCAGGCATTGCCAGGCGCGGGGCGTGACCGTTCGGGCGTATGTGGCAATGCGATTCGTGGTGCAGGTCTCGATATGGTTGGCCGCCTGAATGCGATTCGCGAGAAGCTGGGTCTTGATTTTGCGATCGTTGGCGTGGGCGGTGTGATTCGTCCGGAAGATTACAAGGCGTACCGCGAGGCTGGTGCAAACGCGGTGATGAGCGCTACGGGTGCCATGTGGAACGCCCGTTTGGCGCAAGACATTAAAGCCGCACTGTAG
- the murA gene encoding UDP-N-acetylglucosamine 1-carboxyvinyltransferase produces MSDNNNDILHVEGGKPLNGTIKVRGAKNFVSKAMVAALLAPGTSVLKNVPEIRDVHVVSDLLRLHGVDVTVDGDHGVVTIDATNVQLADVADVDTLSGSSRIPILFSGPLLHRLGEAFIPALGGCNIGGRPIDFHLETLRKLGANVDKEHKDGIHITAPNGLHGAKIHLPYPSVGATEQTLLAAVLAEGKTELSGAATEPEIMDLVCVLQKMGAIISVDVDRTFRIEGVKELKGYTHTSLTDRIEAASWASAALATHGDIFVKGATQPEMMTFLNVFRKIGGEFDITDNGIRFWHPGGDLKPVAIETDVHPGFMTDWQQPLVVALTQAKGLSIVHETVYENRFGFTKPLVQMGATIQLYRECLGSLPCRFQQRNYKHSAVIFGPTPLTGRDIDVPDLRGGFSHLIAALAAKGPSNVQGISLIDRGYADFRGKLEALGADFD; encoded by the coding sequence GTGTCTGACAACAACAACGACATTCTGCACGTCGAAGGTGGCAAGCCGCTGAACGGCACCATCAAGGTGCGTGGCGCGAAGAACTTCGTGAGCAAGGCCATGGTGGCGGCGCTGCTCGCCCCGGGTACGTCCGTGTTGAAGAATGTTCCGGAGATTCGCGACGTGCATGTGGTCTCCGACTTGCTGCGTCTGCATGGCGTGGACGTTACGGTGGATGGCGATCACGGCGTGGTCACGATCGACGCCACGAATGTGCAGCTTGCCGATGTGGCCGACGTGGATACGCTGTCTGGTTCGTCGCGTATTCCGATTCTGTTCTCCGGCCCGCTGCTGCACCGTTTGGGTGAGGCGTTCATTCCGGCTCTCGGCGGATGCAATATTGGCGGTCGTCCGATTGATTTCCACCTGGAAACGTTGCGCAAGTTGGGTGCCAACGTCGATAAGGAACATAAGGACGGCATTCATATCACCGCTCCGAACGGTTTGCATGGCGCGAAGATTCACCTGCCGTACCCGTCGGTGGGCGCTACCGAGCAGACGTTGCTTGCCGCCGTGCTTGCTGAGGGCAAGACGGAGCTTTCCGGCGCTGCCACCGAACCTGAAATCATGGATTTGGTGTGCGTGCTGCAGAAGATGGGCGCGATCATTTCCGTGGATGTGGACCGTACGTTCCGCATCGAGGGTGTGAAGGAGCTGAAGGGCTATACGCACACTTCGCTGACCGACCGCATCGAGGCCGCTTCCTGGGCTTCCGCGGCATTGGCCACGCATGGCGACATTTTCGTCAAGGGTGCTACGCAGCCTGAAATGATGACGTTCCTGAACGTGTTCCGCAAGATTGGTGGTGAGTTCGACATTACCGATAACGGCATTCGTTTCTGGCATCCGGGCGGCGATTTGAAGCCGGTCGCGATCGAAACCGACGTGCATCCGGGCTTCATGACTGACTGGCAGCAGCCGTTGGTAGTGGCGTTGACGCAGGCGAAGGGCCTGTCGATCGTGCATGAAACGGTGTATGAGAATCGTTTCGGTTTCACGAAGCCACTGGTGCAGATGGGTGCCACGATTCAGCTGTATCGCGAATGCCTCGGATCGCTGCCATGCCGTTTCCAGCAGCGCAATTACAAGCATTCCGCGGTTATTTTCGGACCGACCCCGCTGACCGGCCGCGATATTGACGTGCCGGATCTGCGTGGCGGCTTCAGCCATCTGATTGCCGCGTTGGCGGCAAAGGGCCCGTCCAATGTGCAGGGCATTTCGCTGATTGACCGCGGTTATGCCGATTTCCGTGGCAAGCTCGAAGCTCTCGGCGCAGATTTCGACTGA